The nucleotide sequence ATATTAAGACAGCTGTGTAGTGCGAGGAGTCGGGTTAATGGAGTTGAAATATCAACCCATGTGTCTCTAACACTAATTAAGTTAATTTCATACACTGTAGATACAAAATACATTTATCTACCCAGTAGCCACGTCTCTGttctatttaaaaatcaataatccCCAACTAGATTTTTCCAGCGGTAGCGGTCACTtgttgaggaaaaaataaaatatcatcttCGCAACATTCATTTCATACATTCGAATTCGTCAGAATACAAAACTTCCAAGTGGTTTTTCCCATCATAGGTAGGCATACCCACAGTCAAACAAAACTCAACCTACTATATAAAACTCGAtgccacttttaaaaaaatgttacccAAGTTTTTGAGCTACACAAAACGGAAGTTAGAGTTGAAAAGCTTCCACTACAACTTTGGgatatttaaacaaaaaagaagtaattttaccatgcgacaatttttttttaaaaaaaaggacttgATTACATTTTAAGTGTCCCTTTTCTATACTCGTTTGCCAAGTAGGCAACGTACAATACCGCAAAAGATAGCTAACGAATCGACGTTCATTATGCATCTGAATTGAACTGAAATACCGCAGGATATTATTTTCGAAGCTCTAATCAATAAATTACTTGTTCGCGTGACATATACATACACACAGTAtctaaaaatgttcaataattaggtattttcaTCGGACCTTTTCGAGTATCGAATTACCACTTTTAAATccattacttacctactaacaTTTTACACTCGAGTTCACGTCACATTAGCAGCGAATGTATAGATAAAGAAATGGCCAAATGAAGTTCAAAAGAAACATGATCCTTGAAAAGTTTTACACGTTTGTTAAAAGGACCACCAGGATTACAACTACTCACAGGTAAtagctataaaaaaaatcaggtatataaagaaaacaaaacgaaaaaacatcTTGAGAAGAAGGGGGCGAAAGAAAGAGATGGTCTATataaaagaaagagaaaataaaCAGACGTTTCGTGTCATTATAATGTTCCATATGATGGACCTGTTCAtgggttaggttaggttaggcaTGGTATACTGTTTTGTATCTATTTAGTATCTCTACCTACTACTTGATACAATATATGAGCGAGCATTAAGTAAATTCTGTGTAGGTATCCATTATTTTGagtcttttcaattttacatcatCTCCAGGGTACCTAGTCTTCCGGCTGCAGAGGACAATATCGCCGAATAATCTTTCTGCTTCCATGACTCAGGACGCCATGCTTGTCCATTCGTCCAGCAGTCCAGGTTTTTAATACCTGTTACCTTGTAATAATGAACAATCTCAACCTGGCGGGTGTTTTTCGCGCCAACATGTTGTTCTTTGATtgggtatacctacctacttatttttttttgtccaagaCGAGATTTCAACGATGGAATGCGCATTTTAAGAAGATCGACGAAAtcgagtattaaaaaaataacatcgaGTTGTCTGTGTAGATGATGATATCGTAGACATTTCTAAAGGAATAAATGCCAACGTATGACACTGTGTTATTTCGCGAATTTCGGCATAAATGATTAAAATACGTTGTAAAACGATGAGAAAGATATTTCTTGTTACCgcacaacaacaacagcaagaAGAATTCACTATGGAATACAATTACGTTATTTAATCGTTGATACGTAATTAAGGAAGCATTCTGCTGGAATATTATATATTAGTAGGAGCAGAACTGGAAACAATtctatcatctttttttttcacatcgatGTGAAGGGAACTGATATTTTAAATAACAACGAAACTCGCGTATCGATCTCGATGAACCTGATCGAGAAATTTTCACTGCTGTATAAATTTTACGATTTCCACTAAATGAATTATCACAAAAACAAACACAATGCACCGTTaacaaggtaggtaggtagggtagGGTAAGTAAGGtaaggtacattacatacgatACATCGCATCTTACTGTTAATCGTTTTCATGCGGAAACAAATTAAAACATACGcgatttatgaaaataattcgaaaGGAACGGCGAGTACGTTTCAAGTCGAAGCCTAAATTAACTGGTTTCTCGTTATTTAACGGGTTCATTTTAGATGAGAATCGTTTATTATCGTGCAATAACTAATTGGTTAttgataaatatgtacctacaaacgCATTCGTGAGGTATTTAAAAAGATGTTAACCAAAATACAAACGATATACGACGGTACCTCAAAGCAATTTGAATATTCATCGAAAAGACTTGActagaattaatttcaaacaaaCAAATGCGAACAATTGAAAAGTCTGAAATTCAATAACAATGATACATCAAACCTAAACGAATAATAGAACATCACATCCATAATAAACTCACACTGCATGTAGTGatcattcaaaatattttctactAGCTGCCAATACTTAAAAACTGTTGATGGGTATATGAGTTAGGTCGCTACGAGACTGAAAATCGTAACTATGAAGAATtcgaaacaatattttttcttcttcaagagTTATTTCTATCTGATTGCATTGCAAAGAACAGAGAAAATCtataaatatttcaagaaatgtttgaaaatagaaCTGCTCTCAAATCTCAATTTGAAGCATCTCGTTGAATTTGGAGCACAAGCTAAATGATCATACTCACTATAATTTTTAGTGTTTCATTAAtcataataaatgaaaaaatctcaatcaaCTTACTTTGTAGGGATTTCCACTGGCGAAATCAAATGTCCGACTTTTGAATCCTCATCGTAGATAGTAATTTTAAGATAACACTGGTAACAGGACAAGTTACGCAACTATCTCGTGTCTCGGTGAAGTTTAATTCTATGTTAAATGCACGTTAATTTAACGAAATGTCGAAACTatcaaatacaaaaataaaaataaatgatgggatcaaaaaaaatgcatcgtaATGTCACAATTCGATTACAcaaagatcgcgaaaaaaatgatcgaagaTATGAATCAAGGACGCTAATAAATTGAAAGTAATATACAAATTTCAGCGATGCTACAATTCTATAgactttgtttttaaaaaaggaacaaaaattacattaaattacATCATTTCAAGTATTTAATTAACTAATGAAGCTCGAAAAACACAACTCACATCCCCTTACCCACTTCATTTTACAACAACTGATCAAACTTCGCTGAACTTTTCATTTCGAAAGAATTGATAACGTTACTGCGTTTTAAAATATAGCCTAGTGACGCTGAGGATGCGACGAAGATGTAATGGCGATTTTATTCTGTAGGTTGCGTTGAAAATGGAGAAgagattatttttgattttaatttaaattactcgtattttggagTTTGGAGAATGGCTGAATGGAGATTGAAGATTCATAAAATTTCGTACTCAAACTCTTCGCAATAATAATTTATGCATCATGCGAACTTGAGTTAAAGTCAAATATTGTTGggattataaaataaaaatatgacaatgaatgaaaatgaaatgaatgatcACGATCACTGATCGGAACAGAAATGAAATTGACAGatatatttcataaatttcaaattcacttcATTATGTTCACCCTTCACAGCTTTGACTTGATACAATCAAATGGattgaatataattttaaacaaaagaaACTAAAAAGTTGGAATCGCAATCTCTGAAAATAATTACAATCTTTCATTTGCCATCTTCAGCATCTACCATACCATCTACCTACTTTTATTGACCATCTTCAGAAATAGTTTCAGGcagatgaatatttttagtttCGGGCAGTAATAAACTAAACAATCCGCCGAATACTAACAACACTCCCATCAAAATGAGGGGCAAACACGATCCGATcccctgaaaaaattaatttttatatcgaATAACGTAAGAAATGAAAAGTCGCACATTACTTATTACACACATAGGTAAATAATAGAATGTCAACAAGCATCTTTAAGATTTACCCAATAATTCACTAGTGGAATGAAAATTGGCCCTAACATGCCAGCTACAGATCCAACACTTAGTCCAATACCTCTAACGACAGTTGGAAATAATTCGGAAGCGAATAATGGTAAAACAACGTAAGATGATGAAATGCCCATTTTTCCAATGCAGTACAGAAGCCGCACAGTATCCTGACCTATTTGTGcagtacatatttaaaatcatATAGTCAGTTTCGTACTGATTTATCGCACACCAACATGATAGAGATTTTCAAGAGCTTACTTCCAGATGCTATTGAAGTCATGAGACAAGCTATTCCTCCTATCAACATACTTGAACATAATATCTCTCGTCTTCCGTAACGTTCCATCGTAGGCCATAGAACAATATAAGTAGGCAATTCGGAAATTCCAgctaagaaaaaattgaaaaatctgtcgCCGCTTAGAGCTGGTGCGTAATAGGATAAACCTACATAAACACTTGTATTGGTAAacctataaaaaaacaaaaatcaatatgaaaataattgctCTTATTTAAAATATATACTAATTGATagtaattataggtacctaagtattctAATGAAATGACGAATTTTATGTATATACATACTTACCAGATAAATGTTataatcaacgttttttttcgaagagtttTTCTTATGAATAAATCCCGAACTCCGTattgtttggattttttcaataagtagtCTTGTTTTTCACCTTCAAATCCTTTCTAAGAGGAGAAAAATCATACGTGGCATCAAttaaatttaaccaaattttctatttgaacGGTATAATGAAATCAAACTTTTAGCTGCGAGAGATGTTCATCCTTCAATTCTGTACCATTAtgtttggctatttttttcaaaactacgaTAGCTCTCTGGTATCTGCCAGTAGCTAATAACCATCTAGGTGATTCGGGCATATACCTATCATGATGAATGTTTCAATCTACTACCAAATTTAATAAAGTTAGGAAAAACAGTAAgaatttttaccagaaataaatgaagaaaaataaaaagggaAACGATGTGGCTAACGAGAGAAATCTCCAGTTTCTGAACACATACACGACAGCAGCTAAAGCAACCAAAGCCAGAGAATAAGCTATGTTACTGTAGATTGTACATCTTGTACGGTACTTAGGTCCAACCAATtcgaaagctgtgaaaaacaagagacaattttcagaaagaaaattaACTGATCAGGGAATAGGCCTGAGAACGAAGAAGCGAGTTCATATTTCAGGattatgaatttcattttaataagtaatgtatcaaatgatttttacgCAGTACATGAGGTGTCGATAAAATGGCGGGAACCGTAAAACCAACTCCACATCTGAAGATCAACCATGACCAATAACTACCAGCAAAAGCAGTTccaataccaaaaaatgattctaTCACTAGGTACGAGAAAAAAGCTGCTTGACGTCCGATTCTACAAGgataaaacgtttttttttttttcaaaagtttttcattttcaaaatcatcaaatttttagtcATAAGCACGTACCTATCTTGTAAATATCCAAATAAGTAGCTTCCGATAAATCCTGCTGTGCCGAATAAGACCAAACCAATAGTTAAACGCAGATCACTTtcgcaaattaaaaattcctgtAAGATAAATGTctttaatttttactattttttcatcTACATATTATGACGAGGTAAATATGTCTACTTGTTTCCTACTTTGGtcataatattcaaattgaaatctcCCAAATTCATAGGTTTATACCCATCTATACAAGTGTCATCGTTGTGGTAGGAAAAATTACCTCGTTCATCATGCAAACTTgacaaaatataccaaaaaagttaccaacagaaaatgcaaaaataatatgataaaatgaaataaaacataGATATAccttacttttttgaaatgcaGCAATGTGGAGGTGAGATGGCCATGAAAAGTTGATTGTATGCATGAAAAGCACATGGAAACATGCAGGGTAAAAACACcaataaaatcaatttcttttgaTAATTACCAAATTCGCCTATTTCGCACAATATTTTATCTAAATCCAtttttcagaggaaaaaaatgttcaccttaTTTTGGACTGCATTATGACTACTTCGATTTTCCTACGTTAATTCGACGCTAAAATACATGATGTACAATTGACCGTGGGTAAGTTCCACAGAATGTTTTGACAAATCGAAATTAGCCtattgaaaataacaaattaatGAACAAAAAACCATTCTAATGAATAATATCCTACATAACATTCTCGTTGAAAAGGAAGTGGGCAAAGGAAAGTaataaattcgaatttaattttttaatcagcGTCCGAGTAGGTATGAAAATAAGTCATTCAGTCATCCTAGCGGAAAAAGAAGTAGATAAATGAAAGTaataaattcgaatttaatttCACATCCAGCGTCCGAATACGAAAATACGTTCGTTGATATTAAAACTAAGAATCAAATTACAGGGTAATATTCTATAAATTATTACAACGTACCAACTATGTTTTTTTAACATCTTTATTTAGAAACAAAAACTATACAACATCGGAAACGAGACAACAGATTCAGTTCTTCGTTTCTAGGAAATGATGGTCTTTCTTTTGACCTTTTCTCAAAATCCAAGGGACTTTACCGCGAAGAGCTCGAAGTCGTGTCATTTCTTCTTTAAAGTCTTGATGCTCATCTCTGTATAAACCATATTCTCGAAGTAATGTCATTAAGCGACCTATTTCAGGATGCCTCGGGTaatattttgtgtaaaaatcacTTTTGTATATAGGCTCTTGACTGAACATGGCAACAACCTGGAGTAAGACGTTTAATTAGCACGCAGCACACTTGTGTtccataatttaaaattaataagta is from Planococcus citri chromosome 1, ihPlaCitr1.1, whole genome shotgun sequence and encodes:
- the mRpS33 gene encoding small ribosomal subunit protein mS33; this encodes MSQLYKYANLIRKNTPYAKKMRALSNRIFGEVIREDNNRDKKVVAMFSQEPIYKSDFYTKYYPRHPEIGRLMTLLREYGLYRDEHQDFKEEMTRLRALRGKVPWILRKGQKKDHHFLETKN
- the Balat gene encoding beta-alanine transporter; translation: MDLDKILCEIGEFGNYQKKLILLVFLPCMFPCAFHAYNQLFMAISPPHCCISKNLHDERGNFSYHNDDTCIDGYKPMNLGDFNLNIMTKEFLICESDLRLTIGLVLFGTAGFIGSYLFGYLQDRIGRQAAFFSYLVIESFFGIGTAFAGSYWSWLIFRCGVGFTVPAILSTPHVLPFELVGPKYRTRCTIYSNIAYSLALVALAAVVYVFRNWRFLSLATSFPFLFFFIYFWYMPESPRWLLATGRYQRAIVVLKKIAKHNGTELKDEHLSQLKKGFEGEKQDYLLKKSKQYGVRDLFIRKTLRKKTLIITFIWFTNTSVYVGLSYYAPALSGDRFFNFFLAGISELPTYIVLWPTMERYGRREILCSSMLIGGIACLMTSIASGSQDTVRLLYCIGKMGISSSYVVLPLFASELFPTVVRGIGLSVGSVAGMLGPIFIPLVNYWGIGSCLPLILMGVLLVFGGLFSLLLPETKNIHLPETISEDGQ